The Xenopus tropicalis strain Nigerian chromosome 2, UCB_Xtro_10.0, whole genome shotgun sequence genome window below encodes:
- the LOC100490284 gene encoding transmembrane O-methyltransferase homolog isoform X3 encodes MVSPAIALAFIPFIITLIIRYRHYFLLFYRAVLVRRFQDYTTGVAREERAFQYVLTHAIPGDPQHVLNTFDQYCSHCEHLSNIGPHKELYICSGKILDRLIYENAPLNVLELGTYCGYATIIIAQALPLGARLYTIDFNPTKAAVAEKVIRLAGFDDDTVELLVGPSDELIPQLKDKHSVQKLDFIFMDHGKRCYLRDLKLLEELGLLQEGTIILADNVLFPGAPHFLQYIKTSGKYHCRMHRGSLEYFRYIRDAMAELTYTKLK; translated from the exons ATGGTCTCCCCCGCCATAGCGCTGGCCTTCATCCCCTTCATCATCACTCTGATCATCCGGTACCGCCACTACTTCCTGCTGTTCTACCGGGCCGTGTTGGTGCGCCGGTTCCAGGACTACACGACGGGCGTTGCTAGGGAGGAGAGGGCCTTCCAGTACGTGCTGACCCACGCCATCCCCGGGGACCCCCAACATGTGCTCAACACCTTCGACCAGTACTGCTCCCACTGCGAGCACCTCAGCAACATTGGGCCCCACAAAG AATTGTACATTTGCTCAGGGAAAATTCTGGACCGGCTGATCTATGAGAACGCGCCGCTCAATGTACTGGAACTGGGCACTTACTGCGGCTACGCCACCATCATCATTGCCCAGGCCTTGCCCTTGGGCGCCCGCCTCTACACCATAGACTTCAACCCTACCAAGGCAGCCGTGGCAGAGAAGGTGATCCGATTGGCTGGGTTTGACGATGACACG GTGGAGCTGCTGGTGGGCCCCTCGGATGAGCTGATCCCGCAGCTGAAGGACAAACACTCGGTACAGAAACTGGACTTTATCTTTATGGACCATGGGAAGCGCTGTTACCTGCGGGACCTGAAGCTGCTGGAGGAACTGGGGCTACTGCAGGAGGGAACCATCATCCTGGCTGACAACGTCCTGTTCCCCGGGGCCCCCCACTTCCTGCAGTACATCAAGACCTCGGGCAAATACCACTGCCGAAT
- the LOC100490284 gene encoding transmembrane O-methyltransferase homolog isoform X2, with amino-acid sequence MLGYRLPISDTPITPLLLPLSRMVSPAIALAFIPFIITLIIRYRHYFLLFYRAVLVRRFQDYTTGVAREERAFQYVLTHAIPGDPQHVLNTFDQYCSHCEHLSNIGPHKGKILDRLIYENAPLNVLELGTYCGYATIIIAQALPLGARLYTIDFNPTKAAVAEKVIRLAGFDDDTVELLVGPSDELIPQLKDKHSVQKLDFIFMDHGKRCYLRDLKLLEELGLLQEGTIILADNVLFPGAPHFLQYIKTSGKYHCRMHRGSLEYFRYIRDAMAELTYTKLK; translated from the exons ATGTTGGGCTACAGGTTGCCCATATCAGACACCCCCATaactcctctcctgctccccctcagCAGGATGGTCTCCCCCGCCATAGCGCTGGCCTTCATCCCCTTCATCATCACTCTGATCATCCGGTACCGCCACTACTTCCTGCTGTTCTACCGGGCCGTGTTGGTGCGCCGGTTCCAGGACTACACGACGGGCGTTGCTAGGGAGGAGAGGGCCTTCCAGTACGTGCTGACCCACGCCATCCCCGGGGACCCCCAACATGTGCTCAACACCTTCGACCAGTACTGCTCCCACTGCGAGCACCTCAGCAACATTGGGCCCCACAAAG GGAAAATTCTGGACCGGCTGATCTATGAGAACGCGCCGCTCAATGTACTGGAACTGGGCACTTACTGCGGCTACGCCACCATCATCATTGCCCAGGCCTTGCCCTTGGGCGCCCGCCTCTACACCATAGACTTCAACCCTACCAAGGCAGCCGTGGCAGAGAAGGTGATCCGATTGGCTGGGTTTGACGATGACACG GTGGAGCTGCTGGTGGGCCCCTCGGATGAGCTGATCCCGCAGCTGAAGGACAAACACTCGGTACAGAAACTGGACTTTATCTTTATGGACCATGGGAAGCGCTGTTACCTGCGGGACCTGAAGCTGCTGGAGGAACTGGGGCTACTGCAGGAGGGAACCATCATCCTGGCTGACAACGTCCTGTTCCCCGGGGCCCCCCACTTCCTGCAGTACATCAAGACCTCGGGCAAATACCACTGCCGAAT
- the LOC100490284 gene encoding transmembrane O-methyltransferase homolog isoform X1, with the protein MLGYRLPISDTPITPLLLPLSRMVSPAIALAFIPFIITLIIRYRHYFLLFYRAVLVRRFQDYTTGVAREERAFQYVLTHAIPGDPQHVLNTFDQYCSHCEHLSNIGPHKELYICSGKILDRLIYENAPLNVLELGTYCGYATIIIAQALPLGARLYTIDFNPTKAAVAEKVIRLAGFDDDTVELLVGPSDELIPQLKDKHSVQKLDFIFMDHGKRCYLRDLKLLEELGLLQEGTIILADNVLFPGAPHFLQYIKTSGKYHCRMHRGSLEYFRYIRDAMAELTYTKLK; encoded by the exons ATGTTGGGCTACAGGTTGCCCATATCAGACACCCCCATaactcctctcctgctccccctcagCAGGATGGTCTCCCCCGCCATAGCGCTGGCCTTCATCCCCTTCATCATCACTCTGATCATCCGGTACCGCCACTACTTCCTGCTGTTCTACCGGGCCGTGTTGGTGCGCCGGTTCCAGGACTACACGACGGGCGTTGCTAGGGAGGAGAGGGCCTTCCAGTACGTGCTGACCCACGCCATCCCCGGGGACCCCCAACATGTGCTCAACACCTTCGACCAGTACTGCTCCCACTGCGAGCACCTCAGCAACATTGGGCCCCACAAAG AATTGTACATTTGCTCAGGGAAAATTCTGGACCGGCTGATCTATGAGAACGCGCCGCTCAATGTACTGGAACTGGGCACTTACTGCGGCTACGCCACCATCATCATTGCCCAGGCCTTGCCCTTGGGCGCCCGCCTCTACACCATAGACTTCAACCCTACCAAGGCAGCCGTGGCAGAGAAGGTGATCCGATTGGCTGGGTTTGACGATGACACG GTGGAGCTGCTGGTGGGCCCCTCGGATGAGCTGATCCCGCAGCTGAAGGACAAACACTCGGTACAGAAACTGGACTTTATCTTTATGGACCATGGGAAGCGCTGTTACCTGCGGGACCTGAAGCTGCTGGAGGAACTGGGGCTACTGCAGGAGGGAACCATCATCCTGGCTGACAACGTCCTGTTCCCCGGGGCCCCCCACTTCCTGCAGTACATCAAGACCTCGGGCAAATACCACTGCCGAAT